In Candidatus Kaistella beijingensis, a genomic segment contains:
- a CDS encoding ATP-grasp domain-containing protein yields MKEKTIVCISCYYKGYDFMDEMKKLGNKVILITSENIKEKNWPWHAIDEVFYMQEVEPSVWNLDHLVQGFSHLMKTRQVDAVIALDDYDVEKAALIRETFRIPGMGQTTHRYFRDKLAMRQMAKDSGIDVPEFSSVFNDEILNKFTDKVPAPWVLKPRSEASATGIIKLNSKEDLWEALEKTGEERYKFLLESFKPGDVFHVDSLVYNKEIVFTSASQYLSPPMQVSHEGGIFRTKTLGRYSDEFKALEEGNAKVLTNFGLVNGATHTEFIRGKEDGKWYFLETSSRVGGAHIPDLVEASSGINLWHEWARIENALLKDLKYEIAKPTGFSSGLIIALAKDQHPDYEEFNCEEVVRFLPLDYHVGIVYKSDSKERIQQLLDDAAEKINDHFLNIIPPKSKPSA; encoded by the coding sequence ATGAAGGAGAAAACGATTGTCTGCATTTCATGCTACTATAAAGGATATGATTTTATGGACGAGATGAAGAAACTCGGCAATAAAGTCATCCTCATCACCTCGGAAAACATTAAGGAAAAAAATTGGCCGTGGCACGCGATTGACGAAGTTTTTTACATGCAGGAAGTAGAACCTTCCGTATGGAATCTCGACCATTTGGTGCAGGGATTTTCGCATCTGATGAAAACCCGGCAAGTTGACGCTGTCATTGCTTTGGACGATTACGATGTCGAGAAAGCCGCGCTTATTCGTGAAACTTTCCGAATACCGGGGATGGGACAAACTACGCACCGGTATTTCCGTGATAAATTGGCGATGCGTCAAATGGCGAAAGATTCTGGAATTGATGTTCCTGAATTCTCTTCCGTGTTCAACGATGAAATTTTAAATAAATTTACCGATAAAGTTCCTGCACCTTGGGTTTTAAAGCCTCGTTCCGAAGCATCTGCAACAGGAATCATCAAACTAAACTCCAAAGAGGACCTTTGGGAAGCCCTTGAAAAAACAGGCGAAGAACGCTATAAATTTTTGTTGGAAAGCTTCAAACCAGGCGACGTTTTCCACGTGGACAGCTTGGTTTACAATAAGGAGATTGTCTTTACTTCCGCATCGCAATATCTTTCTCCACCAATGCAGGTTTCACATGAAGGAGGGATTTTCCGTACGAAAACTTTGGGAAGATATTCCGATGAATTCAAGGCTTTAGAGGAAGGAAATGCAAAAGTTTTAACCAATTTCGGTTTGGTGAATGGAGCAACGCACACTGAATTTATCAGAGGAAAAGAGGATGGAAAATGGTATTTTCTAGAGACTTCCTCAAGAGTTGGTGGCGCTCACATTCCCGATTTGGTGGAAGCTTCAAGCGGAATCAATCTTTGGCACGAATGGGCAAGAATCGAGAATGCACTACTGAAAGACCTAAAATACGAAATCGCAAAACCTACAGGATTTTCTTCAGGTTTAATCATTGCCTTGGCGAAAGACCAACATCCTGATTACGAAGAATTCAACTGCGAGGAAGTGGTTAGATTTCTTCCGCTCGATTATCATGTTGGAATCGTGTATAAATCCGACAGCAAGGAAAGAATTCAACAACTTTTGGATGATGCCGCAGAAAAAATCAACGACCATTTTCTAAACATCATTCCACCTAAATCGAAACCGTCGGCGTAA
- a CDS encoding leucyl aminopeptidase family protein — protein sequence MKINLTAKAPKTINQKFSFYTEQLWKKDKKNYGNNIDYLFSGKKNETFISVENDSINFLIGLGEKPENFELQSVASKFSYDFRKKIQSENTEINSENFDAAQILELVKGLFLGTYEYPFKEEHPFFMKGFNLVLNKVSEKELKEIELKTSAICKGQFACMEWLNKPQNYKRVPQISEFLREISKKHQFKLTVFDSKKCKELGLGAFLAVNQGSSQEAAFTILEYHSGVKNAKTVGLVGKCVLFDTGGISIKPSDNLHYMKSDMGGATAVIGTLIAAAEMKLPVNITAILPITDNAVSNNAYIPSDVITAYNGKTIEILNTDAEGRMTLADGLSYLAKNYRTDALIDLATLTGSSVRMFGYTCGAYFSNNNDLKKSLEISGDKTNQRLWNLPLWEVWKDDFKSDVADFKNISSKPFGDCIVAGKFLEQFIEDHPNWAHLDIAGVAFGNVQYMKEKGATGYGVQLLINFLENFQ from the coding sequence ATGAAAATAAACCTTACCGCTAAAGCCCCAAAAACTATCAACCAAAAATTCTCATTCTACACTGAACAACTTTGGAAAAAAGACAAAAAGAATTACGGGAATAACATTGATTACTTGTTTTCAGGAAAAAAGAATGAAACCTTTATTTCCGTAGAAAATGATTCCATAAACTTCCTTATCGGTTTGGGCGAAAAACCCGAGAACTTTGAACTGCAGTCAGTTGCTTCAAAATTTTCTTACGACTTCAGAAAAAAGATTCAATCTGAAAACACAGAAATCAATTCGGAAAACTTTGATGCAGCACAAATTTTAGAATTGGTAAAAGGTTTATTTTTAGGAACTTATGAATATCCATTTAAAGAAGAACATCCGTTCTTTATGAAAGGTTTTAACTTGGTTTTAAATAAAGTTTCCGAAAAAGAATTAAAGGAAATAGAGCTCAAAACTTCCGCCATTTGCAAAGGTCAGTTTGCCTGTATGGAATGGCTCAACAAACCACAAAACTACAAACGGGTTCCGCAAATTTCTGAATTTTTGAGAGAAATTTCTAAGAAACACCAGTTCAAACTCACTGTTTTCGACAGTAAAAAATGTAAAGAATTGGGATTGGGCGCATTTCTGGCAGTCAATCAGGGAAGTTCACAGGAAGCGGCATTCACTATTTTGGAGTATCATTCAGGTGTAAAAAATGCTAAAACAGTCGGTTTGGTAGGAAAATGTGTTTTATTTGACACGGGCGGAATTTCCATTAAACCTTCCGATAATCTGCATTACATGAAATCCGACATGGGCGGCGCAACTGCCGTTATCGGAACTTTAATCGCAGCTGCTGAAATGAAACTTCCCGTCAACATCACTGCTATTTTACCGATTACCGATAATGCGGTTTCCAACAATGCCTATATTCCAAGCGACGTTATTACCGCCTACAACGGCAAAACGATCGAAATTCTCAACACCGACGCAGAAGGCAGAATGACACTTGCAGACGGACTCTCCTATCTTGCAAAAAATTACAGAACTGATGCGCTCATTGATTTGGCGACTTTGACAGGGAGTTCGGTGCGAATGTTCGGTTATACTTGTGGTGCTTATTTTTCCAATAATAACGACCTCAAAAAATCCCTTGAAATTTCTGGTGATAAAACCAATCAGCGACTTTGGAACCTTCCGCTTTGGGAGGTTTGGAAAGACGACTTTAAATCCGATGTTGCGGATTTCAAAAATATATCATCAAAACCTTTCGGAGATTGTATTGTAGCAGGAAAGTTTTTGGAACAGTTTATTGAGGACCATCCGAATTGGGCGCACCTCGATATTGCGGGAGTTGCGTTCGGAAACGTGCAGTATATGAAGGAAAAAGGCGCTACAGGATACGGCGTTCAACTTCTCATTAATTTTTTGGAAAATTTTCAATAA